One Parachlamydia sp. AcF125 DNA segment encodes these proteins:
- a CDS encoding MotA/TolQ/ExbB proton channel family protein, whose protein sequence is MFVKKILSHSNPFFNAFINSDTLGKGIFIALILLSIVSWIIILFKVLQARTAESSASSFSQLFQEHKYNPLNIEYRGALENPFYALYRTMKKYAVEILNKNRRFAPQESATSYLSKADLAFIENHVFSEVTQQIKHLEKNLFLLSTIVSLAPFLGLLGTVWGILMTFSELHGSSGSAHQMVLGGLSMALATTVLGLIDAIPALVGYNYLKNRLHDFEMQLENFANEILASVEMQYRRVDTQ, encoded by the coding sequence ATGTTTGTAAAGAAAATATTATCCCATAGTAATCCTTTTTTTAACGCTTTTATTAATTCGGATACTCTAGGAAAAGGCATTTTTATCGCCTTAATTTTGCTCTCAATTGTCAGTTGGATTATCATTCTCTTTAAAGTTTTGCAAGCGAGAACGGCAGAATCCTCAGCCTCTAGTTTTTCTCAACTTTTTCAGGAGCACAAATATAATCCCCTAAATATTGAATATAGGGGAGCTTTGGAAAATCCCTTTTATGCGTTATATCGCACAATGAAAAAATATGCAGTGGAAATTTTAAACAAAAACCGGCGATTCGCCCCTCAGGAAAGTGCCACTTCCTATCTTTCTAAAGCAGACCTGGCTTTCATCGAAAACCATGTTTTTTCAGAAGTGACTCAGCAAATTAAACACTTAGAAAAAAACCTTTTTCTTCTTTCTACGATTGTAAGCTTAGCCCCTTTTCTAGGATTATTAGGAACAGTGTGGGGAATTTTAATGACCTTTTCTGAACTTCACGGAAGTTCAGGCAGCGCTCATCAAATGGTGCTGGGAGGACTTTCCATGGCTCTTGCTACCACAGTGTTAGGTTTAATCGATGCTATTCCAGCTCTAGTTGGATATAACTATTTAAAAAATCGTTTGCACGATTTCGAAATGCAGCTGGAAAATTTTGCTAATGAAATTCTTGCCTCTGTTGAGATGCAATACCGTCGAGTTGATACGCAGTAA
- a CDS encoding biopolymer transporter ExbD, with translation MENFRKRHAKPTIEEPVINLTPLIDVVFVILIMFIIIAPLMEMEQIELAHASHASKEVSSVQTNSPIHIHVTKDNAIFLNKQLVSLTDLPALLLRQKQLFPEALPQLFHDQTAYFGTYQKVKNAAEEAGFAKMDVILNPS, from the coding sequence ATGGAAAATTTCCGAAAAAGACACGCCAAACCAACCATTGAAGAACCCGTCATCAATTTAACGCCCCTGATTGACGTAGTTTTTGTTATTTTAATTATGTTTATCATTATAGCCCCCCTGATGGAAATGGAACAAATTGAGCTTGCACATGCTTCTCATGCTTCCAAAGAGGTCTCATCTGTTCAAACTAATAGCCCCATTCATATCCATGTCACAAAAGATAATGCAATTTTTTTAAACAAGCAGTTAGTTTCTTTAACTGATCTGCCTGCACTGCTTCTTCGGCAGAAACAACTTTTTCCAGAGGCATTGCCTCAGTTATTCCACGACCAAACAGCTTACTTTGGAACTTACCAAAAGGTAAAAAACGCGGCAGAAGAAGCAGGTTTTGCCAAAATGGACGTGATTCTCAACCCCTCTTAA
- the tolB gene encoding Tol-Pal system protein TolB: protein MSPNKMLFSLLFMCLLISQIAFALEEGNNFIVRLNTEDQLVPLYVAPPHLEQPSLDAAYIKKLASVLIFDLNHSGMSYVCSSEKRWDALTKASFPFTEEQWKTVPFYAVVKLFLNQHRLSGEVAIKESRVVKRFEGVILTGNLNDDRRVIHQIADSLYQELFHQPGIATSRILYTVKTPDYSTHEKKWTSEIWEADYDGYNPRKLTTHKTHGYCVTPSYIPAKPGFSSGNMIYTSYKNGQPKIYLAQVNEGVGRRLNYLRGNQLMPRVSPQRNQIAFICDAGGNPDLFIQSLSLEKGTEGKPRQIFSCGQSVQGTPTFSPNGKQIAFVSNKDGSPRIYILDIPGENVLLKDIKPKLLTKYSRESTAPAWSPDGTKIAYSSLTQGTRQIWIYDLRKQEEKQVTFGSGNKENPSWSPNSKMLIYNCTDSNSNYLYLVGLQNSKPTKVGAGEGEKHYPFWGG, encoded by the coding sequence ATGTCTCCAAACAAAATGCTTTTTTCTCTTCTCTTTATGTGCCTCTTAATCTCTCAAATCGCTTTTGCCCTTGAAGAAGGAAACAATTTTATTGTTCGCCTGAATACAGAAGATCAACTTGTTCCCCTTTATGTAGCCCCCCCTCATTTAGAGCAACCTTCTTTAGATGCCGCCTACATCAAAAAACTTGCTTCTGTTTTAATTTTTGATTTGAATCACAGTGGAATGAGTTATGTGTGCTCTTCTGAAAAGAGATGGGATGCTTTAACTAAAGCTTCTTTTCCATTTACCGAAGAACAATGGAAAACAGTCCCTTTTTATGCGGTTGTTAAGCTCTTTTTAAATCAGCACCGACTCTCAGGAGAAGTCGCCATTAAAGAATCTCGCGTTGTCAAGCGCTTTGAGGGAGTGATCCTTACCGGCAATTTGAACGATGACCGTAGAGTGATACACCAAATTGCAGATTCGCTCTATCAAGAGCTTTTTCATCAACCCGGGATTGCAACTTCACGTATCCTTTATACGGTTAAAACTCCCGATTATTCCACTCACGAGAAAAAATGGACTTCAGAAATTTGGGAAGCCGATTACGATGGTTACAATCCTAGAAAGCTGACCACCCATAAAACGCATGGATATTGCGTTACCCCCAGCTATATTCCTGCTAAGCCAGGATTTTCAAGTGGCAATATGATTTATACTTCCTATAAAAACGGACAGCCAAAAATTTACCTTGCTCAAGTAAATGAAGGGGTAGGGCGCCGCCTAAACTACTTGCGAGGCAATCAACTGATGCCTAGGGTTTCCCCCCAACGAAACCAGATCGCTTTTATTTGTGATGCCGGAGGAAATCCCGACCTGTTTATCCAATCTTTATCCCTTGAAAAAGGAACAGAGGGAAAACCCCGCCAAATTTTTTCATGTGGCCAATCTGTGCAGGGAACCCCCACCTTTAGTCCTAATGGTAAACAAATCGCTTTTGTTTCTAATAAAGACGGTTCTCCCCGGATTTACATACTCGATATTCCCGGGGAAAATGTGCTTTTAAAAGATATAAAGCCTAAGTTGCTGACAAAATATTCCCGAGAAAGTACAGCTCCCGCGTGGTCCCCCGATGGAACAAAAATTGCCTATTCTTCCTTAACGCAAGGCACCCGGCAAATTTGGATTTACGATTTACGCAAACAGGAGGAAAAGCAAGTTACCTTTGGAAGTGGAAATAAAGAAAATCCCTCTTGGTCCCCTAATAGTAAAATGCTGATTTACAATTGTACAGACAGCAATTCTAACTACCTTTATTTAGTTGGCCTGCAAAATTCCAAACCAACTAAAGTGGGAGCAGGGGAAGGAGAAAAGCATTATCCTTTCTGGGGAGGATAA
- a CDS encoding MBL fold metallo-hydrolase, whose amino-acid sequence MIISAFPTGPFETNAYVIGCPKTHQAAIIDPGVGSAKVIASYLASQGLTPTFILLTHSHWDHIAEVLPLKNQYHIPVAIHPLDSPNLEHPGSDGLPCWIAFEGVIPDQFLDEGQQITVGQAIFTVIHTPGHSPGSVCFYCPQEHLLISGDTLFQGTIGNLSFPTSQPEKMWNSLDKLTQLPASTKVYPGHGLETTIGAESWLPNARKLFDHH is encoded by the coding sequence ATGATTATCTCAGCATTTCCAACGGGTCCTTTTGAAACAAATGCTTATGTGATAGGTTGCCCTAAAACACATCAAGCAGCCATTATAGATCCTGGAGTCGGCAGCGCTAAAGTTATCGCAAGCTACTTGGCTTCTCAGGGCCTAACTCCCACTTTCATTTTACTCACTCATTCTCATTGGGATCATATTGCAGAGGTTTTGCCTCTTAAAAATCAATACCATATTCCAGTCGCCATCCATCCGTTAGATTCACCTAATCTCGAACATCCAGGTAGCGACGGGCTCCCTTGCTGGATCGCGTTTGAAGGGGTCATCCCCGATCAATTTTTAGATGAGGGCCAACAAATTACAGTAGGGCAAGCCATTTTCACAGTGATTCATACACCTGGCCATTCTCCAGGAAGCGTTTGTTTTTATTGCCCCCAAGAACACCTCTTAATTTCGGGCGATACCCTCTTTCAAGGCACTATTGGCAATCTTTCGTTTCCGACTAGTCAACCAGAAAAAATGTGGAACTCCTTGGATAAATTAACTCAATTGCCTGCTTCCACGAAAGTCTATCCAGGACATGGGCTAGAGACAACCATTGGCGCTGAGTCATGGCTACCAAATGCAAGAAAACTCTTTGATCATCATTAA